One genomic window of Garra rufa chromosome 24, GarRuf1.0, whole genome shotgun sequence includes the following:
- the LOC141300012 gene encoding serine/threonine-protein kinase greatwall-like produces MEAHGMSSEGSNSAVKAPTIEDFALVKPISRGAFGKVYLARKKCNAKLYAIKVVKKADMVDKNMTDQMRAERDALALSKSPFIVHLFYSLQTATKVYLVMEYLIGGDVKSLLHIYGYFDEDMSLKYISEVALALDYLHRHSIIHRDLKPDNMLISNEGHIKLTDFGLSKVKLDRELNMMDILTTPSLVQPKKDYFRTPGQVLSLISSLGLNTPVTESKRHSSTVLGSPMSCGKIKQRNSSLCSPLLKRRADHLNSPVCTARALGYNSVFSPGLLARSLTPRLMKSRKRFETLSVGSAHSCLLPSTTDSEDCVSPMWEDDQNLRDGENLPQLNRREVANRMSRNIPLTPVERRKMYPARAQDHNTVLTPLNNQVDNSRNVKPDISAKRLQFSAPDLCATPVGKADPHQSVGNGLMKPEQPTESKSSVKRAFEEVETSPEQAEIHCKKNDAVYKRSFHIPEDNSRAHTGLTGIFSIVGLEDVKSAPICQQLGPKQSSPIAVAKNLFCDIEDQGEEVALLKAEANSNSPTSPVDDRNIRRSLSLDSDCSAHEMSVVANTPQKSTDLKQEPLSSSFEELDENEISIVTPVAQPALATPKHSSAKQNRCKSEQSFLDHPHGFSDSMVKSPGFLKPRNVVAFRSYCSSINRSCTSHLSMASLDAMEMSASASFHNAQSAVTPVQKKRPSLSSSVYQTPQQMVVSHTPYRTPKSVRRGPERVEGAPILGTPDYLAPELLLGKPHAFVIGGTLHHP; encoded by the exons ATGGAAGCTCACGGAATGTCATCTGAAGGCTCAAACAGCGCAGTGAAAGCTCCCACCATCGAGGACTTTGCTCTGGTCAAACCTATCAGTCGAGGAGCCTTTGGAAAGGTTTACCTCGCTAGGAAGAAATGCAACGCCAAACTCTATGCAATCAAG GTGGTGAAGAAAGCAGACATGGTGGATAAGAACATGACAGATCAGATGAGAGCTGAGAGAGATGCTCTCGCTCTCAGTAAAAGTCCTTTTATTGTGCACCTGTTTTACTCTCTTCAAACAGCAACTAAAGTCTACCTG GTGATGGAGTATCTGATTGGTGGAGATGTAAAATCACTTCTTCATATTTATGGGTACTTTGATGAGGACATGTCTCTGAAATACATCTCAGAGGTCGCTCTAGCTTTGGATTACCTTCACAGACACAGCATTATTCACAG GGACTTAAAACCGGACAACATGCTCATCTCAAATGAGGGTCATATTAAGCTCACCGACTTTGGGCTGTCAAAGGTTAAACTTGACAGGG AACTAAACATGATGGATATTTTAACCACACCTTCTTTGGTGCAACCTAAGAAAGATTATTTCAGAACACCTGGTCAAGTTCTGTCGCTGATAAGCTCACTTGGTCTT AATACCCCAGTGACAGAGAGCAAGCGTCACAGCAGCACAGTGTTGGGCAGCCCTATGTCTTGTGGAAAAATCAAGCAGAGGAATAGTTCTCTTTGTTCACCTCTGCTGAAGAGAAGGGCTGATCACCTGAATTCACCAGTATGCACAGCTCGAGCTTTAG GATATAACAGTGTGTTCAGTCCTGGCCTGCTGGCTAGGAGTTTGACGCCAAGGCTGATGAAATCAAGGAAGAGATTTGAGACACTGAGTGTTGGGAGTGCCCACTCATGCCTGTTACCATCCACTACTGATTCTGAAGACTGTGTCAGCCCCATGTGGGAAGATGATCAG AATTTACGAGATGGCGAGAACCTTCCTCAGTTAAACAGAAGAGAAGTGGCCAATAGAATGTCAAGAAACATTCCCTTGACACCTGTGGAAAGGAGGAAGATGTATCCCGCACGAGCTCAAGATCACAACACTGTTTTGACTCCGCTCAATAACCAAGTGGACAATAGCAGAAATGTTAAACCAGATATTTCTGCAAAGAGGCTTCAATTCAGTGCGCCTGACCTCTGTGCTACTCCAGTGGGTAAGGCTGATCCCCATCAGTCAGTTGGGAATGGTCTAATGAAACCAGAGCAGCCAACAGAGTCCAAATCCTCAGTAAAGAGAGCTTTTGAAGAAGTAGAAACAAGCCCAGAACAGGCTGAGATCCATTGCAAGAAAAACGACGCAGTGTACAAGAGATCTTTCCACATTCCTGAGGACAACTCAAGGGCCCACACAGGCTTGACAGGAATTTTCTCAATTGTAGGGCTTGAGGATGTTAAAAGTGCACCGATATGTCAACAGTTGGGCCCAAAGCAATCTAGTCCCATAGCTGTGGCTAAAAATCTCTTCTGTGATATTGAAGATCAAGGTGAGGAGGTGGCTTTGCTTAAAGCAGAGGCCAACTCGAACTCCCCTACCTCACCCGTTGATGACAGAAATATCAGAAGAAGCCTTAGTTTAGATTCGGACTGCTCTGCCCATGAGATGTCAGTTGTTGCTAACACACCACAAAAATCAACGGACTTAAAACAAGAGCCTTTGTCGTCCTCTTTTGAGGAGCTGGATGAAAACGAGATTTCCATAGTCACACCGGTGGCCCAGCCTGCACTGGCTACACCAAAGCATAGCAGTGCAAAGCAGAATAGGTGCAAATCTGAGCAGTCTTTTCTTGACCATCCTCATGGTTTTTCTGACAGTATGGTCAAGTCACCTGGCTTCCTCAAACCCAGGAACGTAGTTGCATTTAGGAGCTACTGCAGCTCTATAAACCGTTCTTGTACGTCCCATCTGAGCATGGCTTCTTTGGATGCTATGGAGATGTCTGCCTCAGCCTCCTTCCACAATGCCCAGTCTGCAGTGACTCCAGTTCAGAAGAAAAGGCCCAGTCTGAGCAGCTCGGTTTACCAG ACTCCACAGCAGATGGTTGTGTCTCACACTCCCTATAGGACACCAAAAAGCGTTCGTAGAGGTCCAGAACGTGTAGAAGGGGCTCCTATCCTGGGAACTCCTGATTATTTGGCACCGGAACTTTTATTAGGCAAACCTCATG CTTTTGTGATTGGCGGCACCCTTCATCACCCTTAA
- the LOC141300606 gene encoding serine/threonine-protein kinase greatwall: MEAHGMSSEGSNSAVKAPTIEDFALVKPISRGAFGKVYLARKKCNAKLYAIKVVKKADMVDKNMTDQMRAERDALALSKSPFIVHLFYSLQTATKVYLVMEYLIGGDVKSLLHIYGYFDEDMSLKYISEVALALDYLHRHSIIHRDLKPDNMLISNEGHIKLTDFGLSKVKLDRELNMMDILTTPSLVQPKKDYFRTPGQVLSLISSLGLNTPVTESKRHSSTVLGSPMSCGKIKQRNSSLCSPLLKRRADHLNSPVCTARALGYNSVFSPGLLARSLTPRLMKSRKRFETLSVGSAHSCLLPSTTDSEDCVSPMWEDDQNLRDGENLPQLNRREVANRMSRNIPLTPVERRKMYPARAQDHNTVLTPLNNQVDNSRNVKPDISAKRLQFSAPDLCATPVGKADPHQSVGNGLMKPEQPTESKSSVKRAFEEVETSPEQAEIHCKKNDAVYKRSFHIPEDNSRAHTGLTGIFSIVGLEDVKSAPICQQLGPKQSSPIAVAKNLFCDIEDQGEEVALLKAEANSNSPTSPVDDRNIRRSLSLDSDCSAHEMSVVANTPQKSTDLKQEPLSSSFEELDENEISIVTPVAQPALATPKHSSAKQNRCKSEQSFLDHPHGFSDSMVKSPGFLKPRNVVAFRSYCSSINRSCTSHLSMASLDAMEMSASASFHNAQSAVTPVQKKRPSLSSSVYQTPQQMVVSHTPYRTPKSVRRGPERVEGAPILGTPDYLAPELLLGKPHDFMVDWWALGVCLFEFLTGVPPFNDETPQLVFQNILNRDIPWPDGDEEVTQDARNAIEILLTMDTTKRAGLKELKDHPFFEGVDWENLHHQTMPFIPQPDDETDTSYFEARNTAQHLTVSGFSL; encoded by the exons ATGGAAGCTCACGGAATGTCATCTGAAGGCTCAAACAGCGCAGTGAAAGCTCCCACCATCGAGGACTTTGCTCTGGTCAAACCTATCAGTCGAGGAGCCTTTGGAAAGGTTTACCTCGCTAGGAAGAAATGCAACGCCAAACTCTATGCAATCAAG GTGGTGAAGAAAGCAGACATGGTGGATAAGAACATGACAGATCAGATGAGAGCTGAGAGAGATGCTCTCGCTCTCAGTAAAAGTCCTTTTATTGTGCACCTGTTTTACTCTCTTCAAACAGCAACTAAAGTCTACCTG GTGATGGAGTATCTGATTGGTGGAGATGTAAAATCACTTCTTCATATTTATGGGTACTTTGATGAGGACATGTCTCTGAAATACATCTCAGAGGTCGCTCTAGCTTTGGATTACCTTCACAGACACAGCATTATTCACAG GGACTTAAAACCGGACAACATGCTCATCTCAAATGAGGGTCATATTAAGCTCACCGACTTTGGGCTGTCAAAGGTTAAACTTGACAGGG AACTAAACATGATGGATATTTTAACCACACCTTCTTTGGTGCAACCTAAGAAAGATTATTTCAGAACACCTGGTCAAGTTCTGTCGCTGATAAGCTCACTTGGTCTT AATACCCCAGTGACAGAGAGCAAGCGTCACAGCAGCACAGTGTTGGGCAGCCCTATGTCTTGTGGAAAAATCAAGCAGAGGAATAGTTCTCTTTGTTCACCTCTGCTGAAGAGAAGGGCTGATCACCTGAATTCACCAGTATGCACAGCTCGAGCTTTAG GATATAACAGTGTGTTCAGTCCTGGCCTGCTGGCTAGGAGTTTGACGCCAAGGCTGATGAAATCAAGGAAGAGATTTGAGACACTGAGTGTTGGGAGTGCCCACTCATGCCTGTTACCATCCACTACTGATTCTGAAGACTGTGTCAGCCCCATGTGGGAAGATGATCAG AATTTACGAGATGGCGAGAACCTTCCTCAGTTAAACAGAAGAGAAGTGGCCAATAGAATGTCAAGAAACATTCCCTTGACACCTGTGGAAAGGAGGAAGATGTATCCCGCACGAGCTCAAGATCACAACACTGTTTTGACTCCGCTCAATAACCAAGTGGACAATAGCAGAAATGTTAAACCAGATATTTCTGCAAAGAGGCTTCAATTCAGTGCGCCTGACCTCTGTGCTACTCCAGTGGGTAAGGCTGATCCCCATCAGTCAGTTGGGAATGGTCTAATGAAACCAGAGCAGCCAACAGAGTCCAAATCCTCAGTAAAGAGAGCTTTTGAAGAAGTAGAAACAAGCCCAGAACAGGCTGAGATCCATTGCAAGAAAAACGACGCAGTGTACAAGAGATCTTTCCACATTCCTGAGGACAACTCAAGGGCCCACACAGGCTTGACAGGAATTTTCTCAATTGTAGGGCTTGAGGATGTTAAAAGTGCACCGATATGTCAACAGTTGGGCCCAAAGCAATCTAGTCCCATAGCTGTGGCTAAAAATCTCTTCTGTGATATTGAAGATCAAGGTGAGGAGGTGGCTTTGCTTAAAGCAGAGGCCAACTCGAACTCCCCTACCTCACCCGTTGATGACAGAAATATCAGAAGAAGCCTTAGTTTAGATTCGGACTGCTCTGCCCATGAGATGTCAGTTGTTGCTAACACACCACAAAAATCAACGGACTTAAAACAAGAGCCTTTGTCGTCCTCTTTTGAGGAGCTGGATGAAAACGAGATTTCCATAGTCACACCGGTGGCCCAGCCTGCACTGGCTACACCAAAGCATAGCAGTGCAAAGCAGAATAGGTGCAAATCTGAGCAGTCTTTTCTTGACCATCCTCATGGTTTTTCTGACAGTATGGTCAAGTCACCTGGCTTCCTCAAACCCAGGAACGTAGTTGCATTTAGGAGCTACTGCAGCTCTATAAACCGTTCTTGTACGTCCCATCTGAGCATGGCTTCTTTGGATGCTATGGAGATGTCTGCCTCAGCCTCCTTCCACAATGCCCAGTCTGCAGTGACTCCAGTTCAGAAGAAAAGGCCCAGTCTGAGCAGCTCGGTTTACCAG ACTCCACAGCAGATGGTTGTGTCTCACACTCCCTATAGGACACCAAAAAGCGTTCGTAGAGGTCCAGAACGTGTAGAAGGGGCTCCTATCCTGGGAACTCCTGATTATTTGGCACCGGAACTTTTATTAGGCAAACCTCATG ATTTCATGGTGGATTGGTGGGCGTTAGGTGTTTGTCTGTTTGAGTTCCTCACAGGAGTCCCGCCGTTCAATGATGAGACCCCTCAGTTAGTGTTCCAGAACATTCTCAACAGAG ATATACCATGGCCAGATGGAGATGAGGAGGTAACCCAGGACGCAAGAAATGCCATAGAGATTCTTCTCACTATGGATACAACCAAACGAGCTGGCTTAAAAg AGCTCAAGGATCATCCTTTCTTTGAAGGTGTGGACTGGGAAAACCTTCACCATCAGACTATGCCCTTCATCCCTCAGCCTGATGATGAGACAGACACCTCGTACTTTGAGGCGAGAAACACGGCCCAGCATCTCACTGTATCAGGCTTCAGTCTGTAA